The proteins below are encoded in one region of Aquisphaera giovannonii:
- a CDS encoding GntR family transcriptional regulator produces the protein MKVVKKDCIRDQIRRVIAERILGGVYRPGDRLVELQIAREFGVSQGPVREAFLELEGSRLVECGSYRGTRVRSICLRELREAYQARAMIEQEAAPAAARHFRGNVEGLRKEHEAIMRAAEAGDLAEVSKRNSALHRLILEGSGNSVLLRLWESLSFETLTFVRVSRPDGPECLMRTLANHVPIIDALEAGDGELAGRLLREHSLSILPPDEGPCDEEAPAPIEQESRPPARAASRPKRKAKA, from the coding sequence ATGAAGGTCGTGAAGAAGGACTGCATCCGCGACCAGATCCGGCGGGTGATTGCCGAGCGGATCCTGGGCGGCGTGTACCGGCCGGGGGACCGGCTGGTGGAGCTGCAGATCGCGCGCGAGTTCGGGGTGAGCCAGGGGCCGGTGCGCGAGGCCTTCCTGGAGCTGGAGGGGTCGCGGCTGGTCGAGTGCGGCTCGTACCGGGGGACGCGGGTCCGGTCGATCTGCCTGCGCGAGTTGCGGGAGGCGTACCAGGCCCGGGCGATGATCGAGCAGGAGGCGGCGCCGGCCGCCGCGCGGCATTTCCGGGGCAACGTCGAAGGCCTGCGGAAGGAGCACGAGGCGATCATGCGGGCCGCGGAGGCGGGCGACCTGGCCGAGGTCTCGAAGCGGAACTCCGCGCTGCACCGGCTGATCCTCGAGGGCTCGGGGAACTCGGTGCTGCTGCGGCTCTGGGAGTCGCTCTCCTTCGAGACGCTGACCTTCGTGCGGGTGAGCCGGCCGGACGGGCCGGAGTGCCTGATGCGGACGCTGGCCAATCACGTGCCGATCATCGACGCGCTGGAGGCCGGCGACGGCGAGCTCGCCGGGCGGCTCCTGCGGGAGCACTCCCTGTCGATCCTGCCGCCCGACGAGGGCCCGTGCGACGAGGAGGCACCCGCCCCCATCGAGCAGGAATCCCGGCCCCCCGCGAGGGCGGCGTCGCGGCCGAAGCGGAAGGCGAAAGCATGA
- a CDS encoding ABC transporter ATP-binding protein has protein sequence MRTDGMEGKGTGPAPAIAVRGVGVVRDGRWILKDIDWTVPTGACVALLGPNGSGKSSMARVVSGYLWPTEGEVRVLGERFGEVNLQELRESLRLVQPHGQFEPPPEMTAIQVAMTGAFGTVGLYREVSPELRAEAERLLEIVGLRAVMTHSYQTLSNGERIRCLIARALVCKPRLLLLDEPTAGLDLLAREQVLATIQSLHQSGEDPPTIVLITHHLEELPPAVSHVTILDEGRVAADGPPGQVLRGELLSKVYRCPLEVAHHDGRYYTRVSPGAWGGLLKRG, from the coding sequence ATGAGGACGGACGGCATGGAAGGGAAGGGGACCGGCCCCGCGCCGGCGATCGCGGTGCGGGGCGTGGGCGTGGTCCGCGACGGCCGCTGGATCCTGAAGGACATCGACTGGACCGTACCGACGGGGGCCTGCGTGGCCCTGCTCGGCCCCAACGGCAGCGGCAAGAGCTCGATGGCGCGGGTCGTCTCCGGCTACCTCTGGCCGACGGAGGGGGAGGTCCGCGTCCTGGGCGAGCGGTTCGGCGAGGTGAACCTCCAGGAGCTGCGCGAGTCCCTCCGCCTCGTGCAGCCGCACGGGCAGTTCGAGCCCCCGCCGGAGATGACGGCGATCCAGGTTGCGATGACCGGCGCCTTCGGCACGGTCGGCCTGTACCGCGAAGTGTCCCCGGAGCTCCGCGCCGAGGCGGAGCGATTGCTCGAGATCGTCGGCCTGCGGGCGGTCATGACGCACTCCTACCAGACGCTCAGCAACGGCGAGCGGATCCGCTGCCTGATCGCGAGGGCGCTCGTCTGCAAGCCCCGCCTGCTGCTGCTCGACGAGCCGACCGCCGGCCTGGACCTCCTGGCCCGCGAGCAGGTCCTCGCCACGATCCAGTCCCTCCACCAGTCCGGCGAAGACCCCCCGACGATCGTCCTGATCACCCACCACCTGGAGGAGCTGCCGCCGGCCGTCTCCCACGTCACCATCCTGGACGAGGGCCGGGTCGCCGCCGACGGCCCGCCGGGCCAGGTCCTCCGCGGCGAGCTGCTCTCGAAGGTGTACCGCTGCCCGCTGGAGGTCGCCCACCACGACGGGCGATACTACACGAGGGTGAGCCCCGGGGCTTGGGGGGGGCTGCTGAAGCGAGGATAA
- a CDS encoding heparin lyase I family protein encodes MSPRMRRAALAAALFLPCAPCRVAPAEVLFKADFETGDFSQFGGRSKGAKPGHMAVVTDVVHSGKYAGRFTIHEDDVFNARQLRVQANGPVVAVKEGTDTYASFFVCMKDAPKDRDNFFYWEGSPPPRWNNVMTWWVEPKKDGQGTLIRYGTGNLGRKGVLWEADFTTGAWHQLGMHIHWSEDPAKGNVRLWWDGKLVLDAKAQTKGPQASYFSQPGIHRDPHSRTVDTIYFDDILCATTLEEIRLVKPGDAKAE; translated from the coding sequence ATGAGTCCCCGGATGCGCCGAGCCGCCCTGGCCGCCGCCCTGTTCCTGCCGTGCGCCCCGTGCCGGGTCGCTCCGGCCGAGGTCCTCTTCAAGGCCGACTTCGAGACCGGCGACTTCAGCCAGTTCGGCGGGCGGAGCAAGGGCGCGAAGCCGGGGCACATGGCGGTCGTCACGGACGTCGTCCACTCGGGCAAGTACGCGGGCCGGTTCACGATCCACGAGGACGACGTCTTCAACGCCCGCCAGCTCCGCGTCCAGGCCAACGGGCCGGTCGTCGCGGTCAAGGAAGGCACGGATACCTACGCGTCGTTCTTCGTCTGCATGAAGGACGCCCCGAAGGACCGCGACAACTTCTTCTACTGGGAGGGCAGCCCGCCCCCCCGGTGGAACAACGTGATGACCTGGTGGGTCGAGCCGAAGAAGGACGGCCAGGGCACGCTGATCCGATACGGGACGGGCAACCTGGGCCGCAAGGGCGTGCTCTGGGAGGCCGATTTCACGACCGGCGCCTGGCACCAGCTCGGGATGCACATCCACTGGTCGGAGGACCCGGCGAAGGGGAACGTCCGGCTCTGGTGGGACGGGAAGCTGGTCCTCGACGCGAAGGCGCAGACGAAGGGGCCGCAGGCGAGCTACTTCTCGCAGCCCGGCATCCACCGCGACCCGCACTCGCGTACGGTGGACACGATCTACTTCGACGACATCCTCTGCGCCACCACGCTCGAGGAGATCCGGCTCGTGAAGCCCGGGGACGCGAAGGCGGAGTGA